A stretch of DNA from Ciona intestinalis unplaced genomic scaffold, KH HT000054.2, whole genome shotgun sequence:
ACAACTGGTACCCACAGGGAAAAATTGTTGAAACCAGAAATTTTTCAACGAATGGTATTTCACTCATCAAAGAAATGTGtgacatacctggtaactttGAGTAAGTTttctaatataataataataactttgtttgtctcttcaattacggtagcgaagattgaaGTATCTGGTTTGGCAGTTTTGATAAATTAGTAACAGTTATTaagtaacttgtaataaattccgcgaatctgaccctgatctgatgtacatatagttgaacgattctagTATAGTGAAATgcagtaatgatctggtgttacgaaaacgtaaccaacaaaaatcaagtccaaatAACGTagtaatagagaaatatatttcgcctaaagggcatcgtcagtctcttattcaaatagaactATTCTGTCAGTTattaagtaagttttatttgccaacaaaagtaaactttaggtttataatgtattaatattaactttatttgtcattACTGAAGTGAAGATTAAAAATGATTTGGCAATCACAATAAGTTGGTAAACAGGTATTAAGTAACTTTTccaatgaaatataataattttatttgtctcttcgaacACGGCAgcaaagagtaaaaaaaataatttgtaaattttaataaatgagttaacaaataaaacttttacagGCGCGACATTGAGTCAGCTGCAGAGAAGTTGATTAAACCTGCCATCTATAGAAATGAAACACCTCGACAAAATATGACACATTTAGAAGTTATTACAATTGACCCAGAGTTTACATCAAAACACGATGATGGATTGAGTGTTGAAAGCTGCCACGAGCATAATGACTGCTGGATTGTAAGTTGctgttattttaacttgatttttttaaaagaagaaataaaaatttaggaaaaaatcaaaaaacaatcactcacaaagttaaatcAATTCAAGAGCACAGCCGGGTAAAATAagacattcgtgttataactgttgTAGCCTCaccataaataaattacattcattcaatgaaaatattattattctgTTACTCCTGCTACCAGGATGATGTATATAATCATTTAGCTgcctcatctggtataaaaaacaaagtcttTCTGGATGGCAGACGATACGTAAAAGTCTTTCTGGATGGCAGACGATACGTCGGAAATAccatatgtttttataccagatgagccgtctAATCGATTGTTAACAATGCTACTGCTTTCCAGATTGGCATTCACATTGCAGATGTTGCTTCAGTCATCCCAAGTGAAGATCCAGTAGATTTGGAGGCAAAGAAACGAGGTGTCTCCTATGATGATAAgaataataaatgtaagtttggaaacttttttgtgatttttttcttgtttttaccTTACTGTATGGCTTAAATGAACTTttcgggtgttggggtaatgagccaaatctggtctaaatcccaggtccttgacaaggacctcacccactaagaataataaaaaaacacattttcacACTTATCCCTAATCTGTTATTAATCCACCAGCTTTAGAATCTGCTTCAATATTTCCACGTTGTGTTATCGATGGattaagtttaaacttaaacaaaacaagagaCGCCGTTTCTTTGTTCGTTCATTCATCTGttcctgttttaaaaagaaaagagggaaaaaatgatataaaacGTAGGTTTTTAGaaaatgtagtttttgtaaaacgaaggtttatataaaatatatattttttttataaaaaatagtttttttaataaaatgtttaaaggtATTCCGTTTgataataatatgttttttttatcatgtttttgctgtataaataatattatgtcTGTTTGGactctatttaaataaaaaacttatgatgccatttaggcgaatatatatttttataatacattggTTAGACTGggtttttgtctgttacattttcgtagcacaTGATCCTTGTTCTAgtttaaatgatattttattcaattttttattttgaatttttctaTGCGTCTGAATTGTATTTGTACACCTAAGCACCCCATACCAACAAACAGAACCAAAGTGTATCGTGTGCACTGTTTACCAAACTAGTCAATAAGGTTTCTAAATATAGTAAATGTGAGtacgatttttttaatgtaagaCCAAATTTTGTTGAGATTTAAAAATCATACCAccaatatttcttgtttaggacttgtgtaaaatatttttcaggtGGAAGTTACAAGTTAATGAAAACAACTGTAAAGGTTCACCATAATTTAACCTACAAAGATgcaaacacaaatattaaaaagaatcTAAATGGAAGCTGCCTACACACCTATGGTGTGTCtaatattctatgtgggtataatttattttaatcctgCATTTCATTTTTGCTTCTGTATGGCTGAGAATTAAGGCAACCCATAAGGAACAAGAGAAATTACTGTTTAGTGTCATtctcaaagacacatacaaTGGTAGGGTCCATTTTGTAATCTCGCTCTTGAAACAATAGACAGATGATGTGATTTTGGGGAAATCTTTACAACGATTGAACCGAATTGGTACCTAATTTTTGTGGGAGTATTTTAATGCATGGCTTtggaatttgtaaaaaaatgggacatgCTAGAGgtttactaaaattaaaacatcaaGCTTTGAACTCGTATGCTTTAGTCTATGCAGGCAAGAACGTTATATAATTTCCTTATTTTTCTTCTTATAGACAACCTTTGGAAAACAATGTGGGCTTTCCGTTATCAGCGTCTTGGCCTTGCTGCATTTTATCATCAAAAGTTTGCGAGTCCATGTGAAATAGAAACCTCTCTAAGTAGTCTGTGTGTAGAAGAAGCAATGATAATGTACAACGCATGTGCTGCACATTATCTTAGGCACAAGGTATGATTCATTGGGCTGGTTTATAGTTAATTTGACTTCTCTATGCTTAACTGCCAATATTAATTCTTTTTCTTATTAAAATTCCTGATTTTATTGTAGTAGTTTACCCTGtcactagggatgcacattacagaatttcgaatccatgagattcgaatccttttgtattcgaatctaattacgggattcggtattctgtttaatgacgtcattacacgtcatctcatatactatattaacaatttttgaaacttattaattttgaaaaaaaatatttttgtgtttgtgggactttcgagagtaaacgtttcgtaacgtcttttcatagcctgctatacgtttcatgacttaaaaactacccaatagtacaatttttgatcattttacaactcaagatccaacaaggctgttatgaaagggtcaataaactgacttttgtggttaaaatttttttttcctataaatataaaaagattcgaaattctagattcgaattaaagtattctaggatatcctagaatacctaattattctgtaatgtgcatccctacctgTCACTTTGTTTGGTGTTAATTCAGACCTGGCCCATGGAAAATTGGTTAGCATGCCTGCTTTTGCCCAGAGTgtttatgggttcaaggtttattgctgctaccatttttgGTGTGACCTTGGGCAGGAAGCTTAAcgacaactgctccaacccagtgttcattaatgggttgtctatacgtagtaactggtaagcttgcactggtgtatgaaacaaaacactttggTATAATgcctgtcgttgccccaccacgtgaggataaacaagttacctataaacaagttattacTCACAAATTAACCAAACATATATTtagaattaaatttatttagaatTGCCAATTTATTGCTCGAGTAATGGAGAGACCTTCATGTGGTGATGTGAGATCTTGGTTAAGTTCTTCATCATCAATTTATCAACAAAGTTGTAAGGAATGTCTTTCACCTGTAAGTGATATTTactgttagaaaaaaataattattaggtgtagcgaccacgcttattttcttccaatcaAATGCAAAtaggtttttaactgtaagcgtgttttaccaactgttgttttgtcgctatatcctgtcttttcgtttaaaatatttctaaatctttgctaccgtaatcgaagagacaaatacaaaagtttgtttttttatttttttaacccaaAGTTATTTTTGCACAAGGGATGTAGTATATCTTGTAATGGGACCGAAGTACAAATCTTACAAACTACCTTGGATGAGATCAAGCAAGCCCTGCACGACAATGATATCGAAACTGCCGTTTTCTTGGCGTGTTGTGACGACAATATTAAGACATTTATTCCAAGTCTTAacaggtttaatttaaacaacataatttttcTGGCTTTTGCTTTTGGgttactttttaatgttttttttatgtttttacttttatacttTCTATTTAGTCCAGTAGTCCATCCATGGATTTCCAAAACATCTAAATAAAGTCTGTAACCTGATAAACAAACCATGCAGGCAGATACTTGACAGCTTGTAACCTTTGCCACAAGGTATATACTGGGCATCATGACACATTGGTTACCATGCTGTTTGTCTAGAACTTATGGCATAGAGCCTCGTCACTGCTTCCATTCCTGGCGTATGTGTTTTAGGCAAGACAATaaaaggcaattgctccaacccagtggtcactaatgggttgtctaagttaTCAGCCCATACTGAAACAAGTatagaaacagaacacctgtgtaaaACAAGTGTCGTTGCCCCCCACGCAgggataaaaaaagtttcatccATTCATATAAAGACACCATGTATGGTATACAACTTGATGCTCTTTATGAGTATTAGCTGATAAAGAAAATACTGATCCCACCCAATAATAATGTTTTCTTATCCAGTTATAGAGAAATGATGAAAAAAGTTGAGCATAGAGATACTGGTAACTCAGGAGGTACTGAGCATTTTGACTTACGTTTGCCGATTTACACACAATGTACTTCCCCCCTGCGCGTTTATTCACAACTTGAAATACAAAGGCAAATCATTGCTGTGTTGAGGGTCGAACATGAAAACGTGATGTTGGAAAAGGAGAAACAGAGTCGAAGACAAATTGTTCTGCCTTATGTACCTCCAACACGTTCCCTTCCCACTGTAGTTTTTGGCTCACCAGTACGAAGAGTTTATCAATCTCCTTCACAATCTGTTAGTACAGAGTCAGACTCAGATGATGGAAGTTATTACGAAGAAGATGGAGACAGCCAAGCGTCAACTGAAATAAGGTGaacttaaattttacttgCTGGGTGTATGTAtcttaagcaagacacttaacgacaattgctccaacccagtagtcactaatgggttgtccaaattatcagccacatttaaaaatatgaaaataactctcttaaaaataatcacccacaaagtaacatacatggtaactcgtaagctggcacaaggtgtatgaacacctgtgttaaaagttaaaacgatggacgttttccggccacgcgaggataaagtaaacaatTTCCTTCATTTATCtaataaatattgtgttttatatacacaacctattgctttaaatttaacctaataaatattgtattgtgtTTGCTATATATAACCCATTTCTCCAATTTCCACAGCAGTTGCAGTTCTTTATACGAACCTGTAGACTTGAACTATCATATTCGAATGGAAAGAAAACTTCAAACGTTTAGAAGCTTGATTTTAAATCATAACTTAATGAAGAAGCTGAGGCAGAAGCCAGCAATTTTCACTGCAGTGATAATACAGGTAATGggaatattgtatatttttgtttattgtgtgCATtgtatgtgaatgaatgtggTGTATATTtcctgtattatatatatatatacaggaaataaatcacccacaaagttacaaatgtggtaacttataattgagcaggaggtgtatgaaacagaacaccattgttataacgactgtcgctttccggccacacgaggataaataagttgtatacATACTTATATATGGGTGCATAATCTATACAataagtgtaacttatttatcttcgcttGGGATGCTAACGAATCATAATAACATGGTACTGCACATGTTGTTGTATATTGTTTGTTGGTGTCCTTAATATGATGAATGattgtgacttatttatcctcgcttggcggggaaacgacagtcgttataacgttagtgttctgtttcatacactctgtgcccgcttatgagttaccatgtatgtaactttttttatcttcgcatggcggagcaaaaacagttgttataacaggggtgttctgttttatacactctgtgcccgcttatgagttaccacgtatgtaacttatttatcttcgcatcgcgggaaaaaacagttgttatagcaggggtgttctgttttatacatcttgtGCCCGCTGTTGAggtaccacgtatgtaacctatttatcctcgcttggcgggaaaatgacagtcgttataacacaggtgttctgtttcatacacctcataagcaattgctgttgtgttttattcatGGACACAAAGCTCTCTAAATGTAGCAGCACCGAACATCAAATCAACTGTAGAAGCAAGTACTGTAACAAATATGTCaagatatattaaaaattttatattgttcGTGCAATTTAACCAGACTTTTTTCCCACCAGGTTACTGAAACCAGTCTAAAGTTTTCTATCTTTGGTGGAATTAATATTTATGATCCACAATTCAATTCTATCAACATAAACCACCTGAAATACAAATTGAAGGAAAAGGGAAAAGCGTTTACATGGAAATTTAGGTACATGGTATCAGtatttagaaatgtttcaaaGTATATTGCCCTAGTTAGGCATTGTCAGATTAGTCctatatatgttttagttaATTAGTTAGTATTTGGTGTCCCGGGTAATTCAAACAACCCATAATAACTGACAATGTAGACAACCTATCCGttaccactaggttggagcaattgttcctgaatgtcttgcccaaggacccATCTGTCCCCGTTGGTAGCattgacgagccttgaacccattacctctgggttcgaGGCAGGCACGCTGACCATCTGTGCCACTACGCCGGCGTGGGCTACTGGGTTAGAGCAGTTGCAGTCAAATATCCTACTCAGGGCGCATGTGTCCCCACAATTGTAGCtttaagccttgaacccatgtTTTATAACCTAGAGGCGTGCGCTCATTAACCACGCGCCATATTTAATGAAACTGTTACACAGGTATTATGATATGAAAGATGACGATGTTAATAATTACACAACAACCTGCAAGCTTCTAGAAGTTTCTGTCAAAACTTGGACAGATTTTACTTcttgcttggctgaggaataCAGCAGAGAAGTAAAACAGAAAttgcaaaagtaaaatttgttatgtttgtataacaaaaaaaattgtgtgttCTGTGCAGCAATTTCATTGgctatttattaaattagagacatgtttttgtaaactttatatattaatacagtGTGTACAGCAATTTCCGTAACTGTCATCTAATGCCCCTATTTCACTGTCAAACAACAAATACATTGGTTATTTCTATAATAATAGCTTTAtccaaacttttaattttttaaacatagacAAATAAACTGATAATTTGATATTGTTAATTCTTCCTGTATCTAGAATTGTGGAGGAAGCAACACCAAGTAATCtattaacacaaaacaaatctGGATCTTGTACCAAAGAAACTGCaagatgtaaaaaaaaatgcaattgcCCAGACAAGATGTTTTACCAAACACCGAACAAGTTATGGCATGGTCGTGAAATAAAGTTGGAAGCAAAATCTGGATCTCTGCTAGAATTCCAAGTCTCACAGGGCATTGAACGGGGCATATCAAGCCCTGTGATTCAACTGCTCAATTTGGCACCAGATCTGGATGTATGTCTGTCACATCAGAGGCATATTACTATGTTTGACTTCGAGTATACATACGGTAGGAAAGAATTTCatgaatttttataattctgtttaATAACTTCCAGcaccgtagcacagttggtttgcgcgcctgcctctaactcagaggtaatgggttcaaggctcgtcgctgttaccattgtggacatatgtgtccttgagcaagacacttaacggcaatttctctaacccagtggtcactaacgggttgtccaaattacaggcaggcgcgctaaccactttaccaCGACGCCGGATTTAAAAAGCCAAAACCATTTTCAGTGATATCAGAAGTTAAAAagacttaattttaaacagataCACCCCTACAACCAGAGTTGGAGAGTTACTTTCGCAAATGGATAGCACTTGTTCAAAAAGAAGCTTTGTATTCGGCTGTCAAAAGCAACCAGTCCATTATATTACAGAATCTTGAtgtggaaattaaaaaaacaccaagaggtaaaaagttgtttttttgtcaaaatgaatgaacaaaatgtaacttatttttttgtgtgtccagcaacgacagtcgttataacacaggtgctttgttttatgaactttgtgcctgcttacgttACCAATTATAACTTTGCAGGTGACTTTTtgggttttttttttgtaatgtacggctgacaatttagacaacctgtaaaaaaacactggcTTGGACTTAACAACTATTGCTGTTAAGTCTAAATacaattttgcttttattttttttttaaaaagagcaaaaattgtttttttaaaaatatatatgtgtatataataAGTTGTTGTTATTCTTTTCAAGGGACATTGGTTGGTAGTTTTGATTTAGAGCTTGAGCGTATGAAACATTCCTTCTTTGATGTGAGACAAGGAGATTACTTATGTTTGCGAGGAAAGAAATCAAAACAAGGTGAAGAAAGCTTGAAGATAAAAATAGACCTTCTGTTCTATTTTGTaatgggtgaggtccgtgagaacgtaggatttaggccagacttggcccattaccccaacagccCTGTACGCCCAGAAGTGACCTGCTCGCGGTAGTGAAGtttttttcttcatgcttGTACTCACAACGTCACAACTGGACGTACTTCCGCAGAATGTTTATCCTCGTCTGGGCAGCGAGTCACCACATACATGCAACTTTGtgtgtaattgttttttcctGTATATgactgttaatttggacaacccataagtgaccactgggttggagcaatgtccgttaagtgtcttggtaCATATGGCGTTCAGTTTTAGTATcgccgtcgagcatcgaacTGTGGACACTTTGGTTTTCGATGCAGGtgcctaaaccactgagctaCGGCGCTGGACAAAAATAGATCTTGTGAGATTGAATGCAATTTATTAATCAACATGTGGCAGGAAAACCACGTTCATTGTAAAGcgccaaaatatattttttttatttcaaaatttaaaacgaataccataaaaataattattttttccagaCACCACATCATGGGTAGCTCATGCCGTAGTGACTAAATCAAAGAAACCTGTAAACCCAAATGTCAAGTTCCAACAAGTTGAATTTGAGATTTGTCCTTCCGTTGGAACATCCAAGCCACCCAAGCTGAAGTTGTGTCTGACTTGTGAGGTCATACCACTGTCTGTTTCACACAGGTAACATTATGACTGCATACTCAAATCTAAACCTGACCTGGTGCTTATAAGTCAATTCTTATAGCCATTTAACGTTACGACTGTGTTAAATTCGACgaaatctgaccctgatctggtgcttatAAGCCAATTCTTATAGCCATTTAACGTTACGACTGTGTTAAATTCGACgaaatctgaccctgatctggtgcttatAAGCCAATTCTTATAGCCATTTAACATTACGACTGTGTTAAATTCGACgaaatctgaccctgatctggtgctgaTGGAGTTGAACGGTTCTTGTGTGAAGAAAtccagtaaggatctggtgctatgaaaacataacagataaaaatcaagtccaaccaattgtttaataaaagttaaacgATGCCATTtgggcgaaatatatatattttattattaaattggttggacttggtTTTTATCTGATGTGCTTTCCTAGCAACAGAACCTTATAGTAATGTTGTGTTCCGTTTACCGTTTGTACTGAcaatttttaatcatataAAAGGTagagtttaaatttatttttgttaataactttatttgtcctTTCCCATAATAAGTACActcagttatatatataagattaagaaatgaaaaataaagaaagttatTACTTATAAAGTTACACCAAAAtacttgtaataaaaaaacactttatgtAAATAAAGCTGACCGGTATTTATTTACTGCAGGCGAATGATTGATGCATTGAAGATCGTTTGTGGTTCAGATGacccaatatttcaaaatatatgTGAGGGCAACATTGACAATGATCCTGATGGAAAATTTGATGTTGAAAACTTACTACATGAAGTGGACC
This window harbors:
- the LOC100184297 gene encoding helicase with zinc finger domain 2-like isoform X1 codes for the protein MSSDYSSEDDDPNEIENDFRPPNSSKGPIHTKLSVEELRELLESEPDVYKRCRISTNAVGMGEATPLDDEGLPILLSNRKSQGRAFDGDEVVVKIIHHGNRKERYGSVEGITKRDYEIKEKKFVCRRDEANPQYMIPVDEKVTKFYINYRNRNGYRPGGSKQGGSHRKEADLFVVQYVNWSQYNWYPQGKIVETRNFSTNGISLIKEMCDIPGNFERDIESAAEKLIKPAIYRNETPRQNMTHLEVITIDPEFTSKHDDGLSVESCHEHNDCWIIGIHIADVASVIPSEDPVDLEAKKRGVSYDDKNNKSLESASIFPRCVIDGLSLNLNKTRDAVSLFVHSSVPVLKRKEGKNDIKRGSYKLMKTTVKVHHNLTYKDANTNIKKNLNGSCLHTYGVSNILYNLWKTMWAFRYQRLGLAAFYHQKFASPCEIETSLSSLCVEEAMIMYNACAAHYLRHKNCQFIARVMERPSCGDVRSWLSSSSSIYQQSCKECLSPGCSISCNGTEVQILQTTLDEIKQALHDNDIETAVFLACCDDNIKTFIPSLNSYREMMKKVEHRDTGNSGGTEHFDLRLPIYTQCTSPLRVYSQLEIQRQIIAVLRVEHENVMLEKEKQSRRQIVLPYVPPTRSLPTVVFGSPVRRVYQSPSQSVSTESDSDDGSYYEEDGDSQASTEISSCSSLYEPVDLNYHIRMERKLQTFRSLILNHNLMKKLRQKPAIFTAVIIQVTETSLKFSIFGGINIYDPQFNSININHLKYKLKEKGKAFTWKFRYYDMKDDDVNNYTTTCKLLEVSVKTWTDFTSCLAEEYSREVKQKLQKIVEEATPSNLLTQNKSGSCTKETARCKKKCNCPDKMFYQTPNKLWHGREIKLEAKSGSLLEFQVSQGIERGISSPVIQLLNLAPDLDVCLSHQRHITMFDFEYTYDTPLQPELESYFRKWIALVQKEALYSAVKSNQSIILQNLDVEIKKTPRGTLVGSFDLELERMKHSFFDVRQGDYLCLRGKKSKQDTTSWVAHAVVTKSKKPVNPNVKFQQVEFEICPSVGTSKPPKLKLCLTCEVIPLSVSHRRMIDALKIVCGSDDPIFQNICEGNIDNDPDGKFDVENLLHEVDHVQIPGFPYRLNEVQAKEVKNAMKNQFTLIQGPPGTGKSYMGAQLAYFLWKSNGQLNKKILYCGPSNKSVDVVAGYLKDVVGPKVIRVYGAYQEEKDFPIPIKPFINYTDCAMPDASIQEITLHHVIRQPGKPFALKLRQFDNMFKKENARLHNWDQTEWYKKYTEYKDILREAKAEEIKTCDVILCTCILSGGPLVSTQEYAQCIVDECGMCSEPETLVPIVASHSEKTQIILIGDHKQLDPIVVCKEARMGGLGVSMFERLQMFANPLVVQYRMNPVICKFSSDQFYGGKLENDEKVKCFKGCGRFLKIPAFFVHVDGTEQEEEESKSKYNQDEIKTVVAMLDELHEDDVSPSNIMVLSPYLAQCARIRKYLHEGEHELQDVHVGTVVTSQGEFLLIFVSFILFFVGEVLVKSLDLGQIYS
- the LOC100184297 gene encoding helicase with zinc finger domain 2-like isoform X2 yields the protein MSSDYSSEDDDPNEIENDFRPPNSSKGPIHTKLSVEELRELLESEPDVYKRCRISTNAVGMGEATPLDDEGLPILLSNRKSQGRAFDGDEVVVKIIHHGNRKERYGSVEGITKRDYEIKEKKFVCRRDEANPQYMIPVDEKVTKFYINYRNRNGYRPGGSKQGGSHRKEADLFVVQYVNWSQYNWYPQGKIVETRNFSTNGISLIKEMCDIPGNFERDIESAAEKLIKPAIYRNETPRQNMTHLEVITIDPEFTSKHDDGLSVESCHEHNDCWIIGIHIADVASVIPSEDPVDLEAKKRGVSYDDKNNKSLESASIFPRCVIDGLSLNLNKTRDAVSLFVHSSVPVLKRKEGKNDIKRGSYKLMKTTVKVHHNLTYKDANTNIKKNLNGSCLHTYGVSNILYNLWKTMWAFRYQRLGLAAFYHQKFASPCEIETSLSSLCVEEAMIMYNACAAHYLRHKNCQFIARVMERPSCGDVRSWLSSSSSIYQQSCKECLSPGCSISCNGTEVQILQTTLDEIKQALHDNDIETAVFLACCDDNIKTFIPSLNSYREMMKKVEHRDTGNSGGTEHFDLRLPIYTQCTSPLRVYSQLEIQRQIIAVLRVEHENVMLEKEKQSRRQIVLPYVPPTRSLPTVVFGSPVRRVYQSPSQSVSTESDSDDGSYYEEDGDSQASTEISCSSLYEPVDLNYHIRMERKLQTFRSLILNHNLMKKLRQKPAIFTAVIIQVTETSLKFSIFGGINIYDPQFNSININHLKYKLKEKGKAFTWKFRYYDMKDDDVNNYTTTCKLLEVSVKTWTDFTSCLAEEYSREVKQKLQKIVEEATPSNLLTQNKSGSCTKETARCKKKCNCPDKMFYQTPNKLWHGREIKLEAKSGSLLEFQVSQGIERGISSPVIQLLNLAPDLDVCLSHQRHITMFDFEYTYDTPLQPELESYFRKWIALVQKEALYSAVKSNQSIILQNLDVEIKKTPRGTLVGSFDLELERMKHSFFDVRQGDYLCLRGKKSKQDTTSWVAHAVVTKSKKPVNPNVKFQQVEFEICPSVGTSKPPKLKLCLTCEVIPLSVSHRRMIDALKIVCGSDDPIFQNICEGNIDNDPDGKFDVENLLHEVDHVQIPGFPYRLNEVQAKEVKNAMKNQFTLIQGPPGTGKSYMGAQLAYFLWKSNGQLNKKILYCGPSNKSVDVVAGYLKDVVGPKVIRVYGAYQEEKDFPIPIKPFINYTDCAMPDASIQEITLHHVIRQPGKPFALKLRQFDNMFKKENARLHNWDQTEWYKKYTEYKDILREAKAEEIKTCDVILCTCILSGGPLVSTQEYAQCIVDECGMCSEPETLVPIVASHSEKTQIILIGDHKQLDPIVVCKEARMGGLGVSMFERLQMFANPLVVQYRMNPVICKFSSDQFYGGKLENDEKVKCFKGCGRFLKIPAFFVHVDGTEQEEEESKSKYNQDEIKTVVAMLDELHEDDVSPSNIMVLSPYLAQCARIRKYLHEGEHELQDVHVGTVVTSQGEFLLIFVSFILFFVGEVLVKSLDLGQIYS